The Fusarium fujikuroi IMI 58289 draft genome, chromosome FFUJ_chr05 DNA segment GTCGCGTCGCAAGTCTTGCTTCCCATGCTTCAAGTGCGCTTTTGCACGTGAAACTCACAAACAGTATACAGAAAGTCACTAGATGCGCTCTCAAGATGAACGGCTCATCGCGCCCGTCCTTTGACCCCTCGCGCCTCACCAAAGCGGCCGCAGCCGAATATTCTTCATCAGCCTCCGAATCTGAAGACGAGCACCTTGCGCCAGGACTTGATGCCGACAACGACTTCGGTGATTTCAACCCCCGTAAGAGACGTCGTGTCGTTGGTAATAACAAAGAGAAGGCTGCGCTGGGCATCTTTGGCTCCGATAGTGAAGACGATGGCCCTGCTAGAAAGTGGAAGAGGACAACCTTGAGAAATAAAGGCATGAACTTTGTGTCAACAGGAGCAGGAAGCGATAAAGAAGACGGCGATGAAGATTCCGACGATAACCGACCGATGTTGGGAAGCGCAATGGAAcaggacgaggaggatgaggatgaggatgagggcaATGCTGGAGTAGGACTAGGCTTCGGAGGTGTTGCACGCGGTTTTGCACAGAACGATAACCAAAACTCAAGTCGAAGCGCAAGTGCTGAAGCAACATCCCGGCCATCATTTAGAACCCGGTTCGATGGCAAGAAGCCTCTCGGCATGGGCTTTGTcccatcatcagcaaacGATCCTGTTCTCAAGAACCCGCGCGACGAGGGCTCTCCGACACCACGTAATAAGCCACAACCGAGTGCCTTTGGCGCAAAGGGGAAGACAAACCCCAAGTCCTTCGGTGCCCGAATGATGGCTAAGATGGGCTACCAAGAGGGACAAGGTCTTGGTAAGGAAGGCCAGGGCAGAAATGTCATTATCGAAGCGAACCTCCGACCGCAGGGTATTGGTCTCGGTGCTGTGAAGGAGAAGTCTGAACAAGAacgaaaggaagaaaagcgaCAGGCAAAACTACGAGGCGAAGAGGTTATAGATTCggacgaagaggaaaagaagaaacgaaagaaagcaaagaagaagtcctTGGGAGCTGCGTTTGACAGTGCTACAAGTACACCAAGACGACAGAAACCGAAGTACCTTACGGcagaggagctcaaggctgcGGCACCCGGTCTTCATATCCCCGATGCATTTGCCCCCATTCTCGATATGACAGGGCCGGGAAGTAAGATGCTCACATCTACGAGTGGCATCATGACACCGACGACAGGAACTGCCACGCCAGAGTCGACAGAAGTGATAGAGGCAAGGAAACTTGTCAAAAGAGCGCAAGCAGACTTGTTAGCCTTTTCTGACGAATGGAAGAGCTTGCAAGAGAGGAAGACATGGATAGACCTCGAgctcaaggaaaaggaacAGGAGATGGACGATTTACGGTCGGATTTCGAGAGGTTACAGGTCTTTTCTGAGCTGGTCAGCGGAGAGCTTGCAACAGCCGACTGGGATCAAGTTATCGGGTGTCTGAAGAAGGCCCTCGAACTCAAAGCCACGACATCAGAGATTGCAGACATTGCTGTTGCAGCTATCCATCCTTTCCTTCGAGAAGGAGACTGGGATCTCTTGCAAGAACCAACACGCTTCGCTTCAGATCTCAAAGAACTAAAATCATTACTCATGCCATCGACAACAAATGGCAAGTCTGTCGGCAAGTGGGATTCTTCGGCAGCAGTCAATACAGACGACATCTACCGCCGTCATCACAAATCCACAACACCGTACGAAAGCATGATGTACAAGAATTGGCTACCCAAAGCACTCGCGGCTGTTCGGTCCTGGGATGTCTTTGAACCAGAGAAAATGCTTAGCGTCATGGAGGCCTGGGATGACCTCCTACCATCATTTGTCCGCGCACAATTCATCGACAACATCGCCCGGAAGTTGGAAACAGCAGTATCAGACTGGAATCCCAAGAACAGACGCCAGCACCGCAGTCTACCACACATATGGCTCTTCCCCTGGCTCCAATACCTCCCCTCATATCATCTCGACCCCAAGGGAACGGGGCTGGTCGCAGACGTCAAGAGAAAGTTCAGACAACTCATCGACGTATGGGATTTCAAGGAGGGTCGTTTACCCGGTCTTACAAAATGGGAACGCATTCTCGGCGATCAATGGCGACCGCTCGTAATGTCCCACGTCCTCCCGTCGATGGGCAAATATCTCCAGCGAAACTTTGCAGTCGAGCCGGCAGATCAGGAACCGAGTCTTCCTGTACTCAGGGGTATTCTGAAATGGACGCCCACGCTCGGCCGAAGGGTTATTGCCGAGGTGCTGATACAGCACTTGTTTCCCAAGTGGCACAAGACGCTGACGGAGTGGCTGTCGCTTGACGAGGTTGACTTGGGCGAGGTGGCGGATTGGTATGCTTGGTGGAGGGGGTTGTTGCCGGAGGATGTTATGGAGGTCAAGGGTGTGAAGGCGGAGTTTGATACAGGGTTGAAGGTCATGGCGAGGGCGGTGGCAGGGGCGTGATGAGTTGGACGGAGATACGCAGATGGCGTGTCTCGGCTGAACGGCGATAATGTAGCGTGGGATTATAGATTTGAATAGGGGTTTATAGAAATGAATCATATGGCCATCTGGGTAGATGGGTCACGTTGTCGGTTGTGTCTCAACCCTGATTTTCCTCAGCTTCGGTTGTTCCGTGAGTGATGTGAGGGTCCTTTGTCAATTGTCTGATACCCTTAAAGCAGTACTTGCTGGTCAGGGATCCTGATCAAGTTtccaaagaagctcaagagtgATTACTATGCCTCAGACCCCTCTGTGAAGTGACCCTAAGAACAGATTCGTAGTGACCGTAATGCCCATCTCTCCCTCGTTCATTTTGTAGCCTGATACAAAAGGCTTGAAATTGCTACTTTGTCATCTCCAACACGATGATCTGCGAGATAGAGAGAACTAAGTACGAGTTGATAAGCGTGGCTGTCTCAATTGCCAATCGTTCTCGAAGGTCTTCATCACAAGACGCTTTCCATGTTAGCAATACAATATTTTGGTGTGACATTCAGAAGATGTAGTTTCAGATTTAGACAGATCTTCATAAAAATATCCGTTATAAGATATTGTTCTTCCTGTCGGTTGATAGAGATTAATGTGCAAGTTGAATCAAAGACATTGAGTTGCAGAATGGTGCACAGGGTCCTGAAGACTCAGAAATTTAGATCGCCAACTCCGAAGACAGAAGAATAATATGATACCAAAATTCTAtaagaagaagcttttcTCGCTCTTTTGGtagtcatcatcttcatcgcaCTCCTCTCGTTTAAGATGCATTATCTGAAGCTCCTCCTCGCTCTTCTGCCTGCGATCATCGCTGCTCCAACTGTAGcagacgatgacgatattATCGAAGGCGCCTACATCGTCACTTTGAAGCAGAAACTTGACGAGCAAAAAGTCGAGCAGCACATCGATTGGGTTGACGGCATCCATAACGGAAGTGTTTTCCGTCGTGCTGACGATGGTGTCAAACTGGTCTGGAATGAGACGACCTATAAGGGTTACTCTGGAGACTTTGATAAGCAGACTATCAAGGAGATTAAGAAGAGTAAAGATGTAAGTCACACCCTTTTGCTTCTGATTCTTGATACTGATTTTGCCAGGTCGTTGCAGTTGAGCCTGTTCGCAAGATCAATCTTTACGAGACTGTCACTCAGCAGAAATCGACTTGGGGTCTTGGCTCTATCTCGCATCGCACTCCTCATTTCAACGATTACATTTATGATTCatctgctggagctggaacGTATGCGTATGTTGTTGATACTGGTATCAATATCGCGCATGACGAGTTCCAGGGCCGGGCAGCATTGGGCTATAATGCTTATCCTGGTGCTGAGTTTGTCGATGCTAATGGTCACGGGACGCATTGTGCTGGTACTATTGCTGGTAAAGAGTACGGCGTGGCCAAGAGAGCAAACTTGATTGCAGTCAAGGTGTTTCACTTAGGCAGTGTAAGTCTTCCACTCCCAGATCTTTGGTCCTGCTGACAGTTACAGTCTCGGACTGATATTGTGCTTGATGGGTACAACTGGGCTGtgaccaacatcaccaacactccAGGCCGCAAAGAACAGGCTGTCATATCCATGTCCCTTGGAGGTGGTCGCTCAGACGCCTTCAACGCCGCCGTGCAAGCTGCCTACAGCGCCGGAATCCATACCGTGGTCGCAGCAGGAAACGATAACGCCGACGCTTACAACTACTCGCCCGCCTCGACCCCCAACGCCACGACTGTGGGAGCaatcgacatcaacaataACCGCGCCGGATTCTCCAATTACGGCGAGCTTGTTGATTTGTTCGCGCCGGGCGTGAACATCAAGAGTGCTTGGAATACGGCCAACAGTGCTACCAATACCATCAGCGGTACCAGTATGGCATGTCCTCATGTTGCGGGTTTGTCATTGTATCTGAGAGCCAAGGAGGGCTTGACTACACCTGAGAGTGTTGCAAGAAGATTGAAAGAGTTGGCGACGACTGGTGTTGTTCAGAACgctggcagtggcagtcCGAATTTGTTAGTTTACAATGGCGCTCCGCCGAGTTAGATCAAGGAGGTGTGGTTTGGTGTTTGAGATGGTGAAAGACATAAACGATTGGGGTATCATAGGACATTCGTTCATTTCTTAGATACATTCGTTTAAGTGTCTATGCTTTAGACATGTTTTTCTGTTAATATTTATACGATTCGTTAATGAATCATTCATCGTCACGAGAGATATAGGGTAAGCGAACAGCGACGGTCACCATCATCAGAAAACTAAAAAGCCATGTGATTCACTGTTTCATGCTTTGCTCGATTAGTGTTCAAGCTGTGTCTTCATTCCAAGCCCATCAATTGGCCGGATTATCAAGCCACGCAGAATCAAATGAGGATGTCGATGTCAATGGTGCAAGCACAGAAAACGTGGCAGGGCAGGGTTGGGATGatgaaagaggaaaagaggaggTCCGTGATGAGATAGCCGGTTCCGGGGGGGATCTTATAGCTCGTAGTAATGTCACCCAATGTCCAGTAGAGAAAATGATTGATGAACTTGTGTAACAGTATGAGCATGTTGTATAACCCACTGAATGAGTTGAACTGTGAGATTAGCTGCTGTCATCATGCAGCGTAAATTACGTTCAgatccttctgcttctgttcGCGGCGTTGCCCCCTTTTCCTGTTTTGATTCGAGGCCTGCTTCTCCACATAAGCCAGACGCATACATCGTATGGACATGGTATTGGTAGAGACAATAAATAATAAACACAAGATAATATAGTGTATAGATaaaagttttaatatatcccGATTATACcttaactattttaattatacccTGCTATTTTactctataattaactaaataatatttatttaattataataatatatatataaatctatagagaattaaaaggagattctagctatatagcttaatacttaatgtagtagctatttatataataatacttatttagttagttaggtattaattttattatatttttaactatattatctttaattttagtttataacttctttatagctataattagctaGTTAATTGCTTTAGTAGATTTTAAATAAGTAGTaattttaggatatattttatatatcctttccttaaggactttctaaaggtttttaatagGGCTAAGGTTAGGACTATATAGAGGCTAGTTAGTaagaaagacttctctttttcttacCTAAAGATAGAGCCAGtcttaaactttttaataagtaaatatataggcattattatactaaaaagtcttttcttttttaataagattaggaaGATAAGACTATAGATAGGATAGAATATACTGGCCTATTACTTCCCTCTTTTTAGATTTAAAATCCCCTAGAAGAGGGATAACTATAGacagtttattatagttaattatactgtaaaatatctataaatatcttataggctatttataggcttagactttatttttataaagtctcttactttatagtattattagaaaaagcttttaaaaaagaaatctttaaacttatagcttaataaaataactatttaatataattactatttatataattaattataactttattaaaaaactattaattatattaaaataacttatctttataatagtatttatttataaaagatttctttaattaagtagcttctttaataaaaaataggcattaaaatataagtctatattatatctttttattaataagccagtaataaattatttttagtaatacctttagttatacttaatttataatatctctatataaaataaaagggttatttttaataagtattttaatataacttttattttaatttaatagcatTAAGGGCCTGCTAGaatatagtttatttttatataacttttaggcttaactgcattaaataatcctatatattatataataacttaaccTTATGCTATCTgtaatatttttaacttaaacTCCtgatttatatattattataaaccttattcttttataaggagaatgatatactttttgcctttattagggcattttaatctatttaaataatgtAATGaagttatagtattaatattgaTGTTTTATTAAAAGTGGGGTTAGACCGGGAATGTGTCGGAACTTTCGCCGGCCTACTGTAATATAATCGGATAAACAATTGTTGGTTCAGATAGAGAGAGTGTCGTATATCAATTTGGTCACTGGAAAAGACGCTTCTGCATGCCCAAATGTCACCCACCACCAGGTTCGTCAATTCAGCCGCTGCAGCCGCCACAAACAATGGATGGAATCAATTCCCATGTGCTGAGTGTCGCGTGCGTGTGAACTTGGTCTTATCTCGGTATGGATTTTCAGCTTAGCCTCTAGCCTCCAGCCCTGGCCTGGCTTGTGCTGTGATGATTATCGTTGGCGCTCtttgccgctgccgctgccgctcgCTAAACCACCGGAGGCCCTTCTGTGCCCAGCAGTCGGCCACCTAAGTACTGCTTGCCCGCTTGTGATTGTGCCTGTGCCCGTGCTTCCTCAATCAACCACTCCCAGCTCCTCCATCGTGAGAGCCTGACATCACTGCAACTGACAGGAACTGTCTGTTTGAATTACTCTTCGGAAACTACTTCGGAGGCTTTTACTTTTTTGTTTTCCAGGCCATTATTTGCCTGTGTTTTACCATATTTATTCTTGGCAACGAGTGATGCGACGCGACAGTCGTCATCTTGCTATTGCTTTGCTTCCAGGTTTTCTACTTACCACAACCAAGGCAGATTATTGATTGATTAGGCATTCTGGGAAATGTTACAGTCTGACTCCTGACTACCTTATACTCTTTACCTGTTATTCAGCCGTACCGCTACAAAGTTTGTCTGCTGAGGTGAGGCAAGTGAGTG contains these protein-coding regions:
- a CDS encoding related to subtilisin-like serine protease, encoding MHYLKLLLALLPAIIAAPTVADDDDIIEGAYIVTLKQKLDEQKVEQHIDWVDGIHNGSVFRRADDGVKLVWNETTYKGYSGDFDKQTIKEIKKSKDVVAVEPVRKINLYETVTQQKSTWGLGSISHRTPHFNDYIYDSSAGAGTYAYVVDTGINIAHDEFQGRAALGYNAYPGAEFVDANGHGTHCAGTIAGKEYGVAKRANLIAVKVFHLGSSRTDIVLDGYNWAVTNITNTPGRKEQAVISMSLGGGRSDAFNAAVQAAYSAGIHTVVAAGNDNADAYNYSPASTPNATTVGAIDINNNRAGFSNYGELVDLFAPGVNIKSAWNTANSATNTISGTSMACPHVAGLSLYLRAKEGLTTPESVARRLKELATTGVVQNAGSGSPNLLVYNGAPPS
- a CDS encoding related to tuftelin-interacting protein 11, with product MNGSSRPSFDPSRLTKAAAAEYSSSASESEDEHLAPGLDADNDFGDFNPRKRRRVVGNNKEKAALGIFGSDSEDDGPARKWKRTTLRNKGMNFVSTGAGSDKEDGDEDSDDNRPMLGSAMEQDEEDEDEDEGNAGVGLGFGGVARGFAQNDNQNSSRSASAEATSRPSFRTRFDGKKPLGMGFVPSSANDPVLKNPRDEGSPTPRNKPQPSAFGAKGKTNPKSFGARMMAKMGYQEGQGLGKEGQGRNVIIEANLRPQGIGLGAVKEKSEQERKEEKRQAKLRGEEVIDSDEEEKKKRKKAKKKSLGAAFDSATSTPRRQKPKYLTAEELKAAAPGLHIPDAFAPILDMTGPGSKMLTSTSGIMTPTTGTATPESTEVIEARKLVKRAQADLLAFSDEWKSLQERKTWIDLELKEKEQEMDDLRSDFERLQVFSELVSGELATADWDQVIGCLKKALELKATTSEIADIAVAAIHPFLREGDWDLLQEPTRFASDLKELKSLLMPSTTNGKSVGKWDSSAAVNTDDIYRRHHKSTTPYESMMYKNWLPKALAAVRSWDVFEPEKMLSVMEAWDDLLPSFVRAQFIDNIARKLETAVSDWNPKNRRQHRSLPHIWLFPWLQYLPSYHLDPKGTGLVADVKRKFRQLIDVWDFKEGRLPGLTKWERILGDQWRPLVMSHVLPSMGKYLQRNFAVEPADQEPSLPVLRGILKWTPTLGRRVIAEVLIQHLFPKWHKTLTEWLSLDEVDLGEVADWYAWWRGLLPEDVMEVKGVKAEFDTGLKVMARAVAGA